The proteins below are encoded in one region of Lepisosteus oculatus isolate fLepOcu1 chromosome 10, fLepOcu1.hap2, whole genome shotgun sequence:
- the plekhf2 gene encoding pleckstrin homology domain-containing family F member 2: MVDRLANSEANSKRIALVEGCFGTAGQPLAIPGRVLIGEGVLTKLCRKKPKARQFFLFNDILVYGNIVIQKKKYNKQHIIPLENVTIDSIEDEGDLRNGWLIKTPTKSFAVYAATATEKSEWMNHINKCVSDLLEKSGKSPSSEHAAVWVPDSEATVCMRCQKIKFTPVSRRHHCRKCGFVVCGPCSEKKFLLPSQSSKPVRVCEFCYEQLAGGQAASLPARSDSYSRSSKFPAPSVSDDDDEDDSSD; this comes from the coding sequence ATGGTGGATCGCTTGGCTAACAGCGAAGCAAACTCTAAGCGCATTGCACTAGTGGAAGGCTGCTTTGGGACAGCCGGCCAGCCCCTGGCCATTCCCGGCCGCGTCCTTATCGGAGAGGGAGTTCTGACGAAACTCTGCCGGAAGAAGCCCAAAGCCAGGCAGTTTTTCCTCTTCAACGACATCCTGGTGTACGGGAACATCGTGATCCAGAAGAAGAAGTACAACAAGCAGCACATCATCCCGCTGGAAAACGTCACGATCGACTCCATCGAGGACGAAGGAGACCTGCGCAACGGCTGGCTCATAAAGACCCCCACCAAGTCGTTCGCGGTCTACGCCGCCACGGCCACGGAGAAGTCGGAGTGGATGAACCACATCAACAAGTGCGTATCGGACTTGCTGGAGAAGAGCGGGAAGTCCCCCAGCAGCGAGCACGCGGCCGTGTGGGTGCCCGACTCGGAGGCCACGGTCTGCATGCGCTGCCAGAAGATCAAGTTCACGCCCGTGAGCCGCCGGCACCACTGCCGCAAGTGCGGCTTCGTGGTGTGCGGGCCCTGCTCGGAGAAGAAGTTCCTGCTGCCCAGCCAGTCCTCGAAGCCCGTGCGGGTCTGCGAGTTCTGCTACGAGCAGCTGGCGGGCGGGCAGGCCGCGAGCCTACCCGCCAGGTCGGACTCCTACAGCCGCTCCTCCAAGTTCCCCGCCCCCAGCGTTTCGGACGACGACGACGAAGACGACAGCAGTGACTGA